One window of Uloborus diversus isolate 005 chromosome 3, Udiv.v.3.1, whole genome shotgun sequence genomic DNA carries:
- the LOC129219415 gene encoding uncharacterized protein LOC129219415 isoform X1 — MSCSFKTYGFTRSSAEISKKIQNLNRRYREEKTKIGTTGGEPSKWRFFQAVHEVIGVLPCQDASSMVESMDNSFLADENTSLVTDMSLEEDCQEGGALPNQLPAADPVEDVGVGSPRPELPELEPVAGPSNQEDSVAPQRPKRRRVEGGKKTRFLGELLQKFNNIQQNYNDNSKEMLNIMKQSVENDASIIEVLKEQTNVLRDLLNK; from the exons ATGAGCTGTTCTTTCAAAACATACGGATTTACACGGAGTTCTGCAGAGATctcgaaaaaaatacaaaacttaaaccGGCGTTACAG GGAAGAAAAAACTAAGATTGGCACAACTGGAGGAGAACCGTCCAAATGGAGATTTTTTCAAGCGGTGCATGAAGTGATTGGGGTGCTACCGTGCCAAGATGCATCGTCAATGGTGGAAAGCATGGATAACAGCTTTCTGGCCGATGAAAATA catctTTAGTGACAGACATGTCTCTTGAAGAGGACTGCCAGGAAGGTGGAGCATTACCAAATCAA CTACCTGCTGCAGATCCAGTAGAAGATGTTGGTGTCGGTAGTCCCCGGCCTGAACTTCCCGAGCTGGAACCAGTAGCTGGTCCATCAAATCAAGAAGATTCTGTTGCACCCCAG agacCAAAGAGAAGAAGAGTTGAAGGAGGGAAAAAGACCCGATTTTTGGGcgaattgttacaaaaattcaatAACATACAGCAGAATTATAACGATAATTCGAAAGAAATGCTGAATATAATGAAGCAATCTGTAGAAAATGACGCCAGtattattgaagttttaaaagaacaaacaaatgtgctgagggatttgttaaataaatga
- the LOC129219415 gene encoding uncharacterized protein LOC129219415 isoform X2: protein MSCSFKTYGFTRSSAEISKKIQNLNRRYREEKTKIGTTGGEPSKWRFFQAVHEVIGVLPCQDASSMVESMDNSFLADENTSLVTDMSLEEDCQEGGALPNQRPKRRRVEGGKKTRFLGELLQKFNNIQQNYNDNSKEMLNIMKQSVENDASIIEVLKEQTNVLRDLLNK, encoded by the exons ATGAGCTGTTCTTTCAAAACATACGGATTTACACGGAGTTCTGCAGAGATctcgaaaaaaatacaaaacttaaaccGGCGTTACAG GGAAGAAAAAACTAAGATTGGCACAACTGGAGGAGAACCGTCCAAATGGAGATTTTTTCAAGCGGTGCATGAAGTGATTGGGGTGCTACCGTGCCAAGATGCATCGTCAATGGTGGAAAGCATGGATAACAGCTTTCTGGCCGATGAAAATA catctTTAGTGACAGACATGTCTCTTGAAGAGGACTGCCAGGAAGGTGGAGCATTACCAAATCAA agacCAAAGAGAAGAAGAGTTGAAGGAGGGAAAAAGACCCGATTTTTGGGcgaattgttacaaaaattcaatAACATACAGCAGAATTATAACGATAATTCGAAAGAAATGCTGAATATAATGAAGCAATCTGTAGAAAATGACGCCAGtattattgaagttttaaaagaacaaacaaatgtgctgagggatttgttaaataaatga